One region of Clostridiales bacterium genomic DNA includes:
- a CDS encoding MBL fold metallo-hydrolase — MAQIRIHVLHCGKIGVAPNLPASAQWRWPAKADARRLKSGARIWLPVSAYLVEHPKGLFLVDAGLPRTVSPTGIEDRAAQLRMFGRGWYTLVHSVVEPGQSIGEQLAARGIRPQDLDYVLFSHLDPDHVAGISEVRGAKRLLVAEEEYFWSCRVNLRYTSRKLWMDEPPERFWYRVNHIGPESRSYDLFGDDSVHLVHIAGHTEGMFATLIRNGGRYVLLNADGAASPRSWAEGTVPGICENSVRAKKALDWIGEMSRDGACAASLCSHDPDVTPQTIKF; from the coding sequence ATGGCTCAGATCCGGATCCATGTTCTGCACTGCGGGAAGATTGGCGTGGCGCCGAACCTGCCGGCGAGTGCCCAGTGGCGCTGGCCGGCAAAAGCGGACGCGCGGCGGCTCAAGAGCGGCGCGCGCATCTGGCTGCCGGTGTCGGCGTATCTGGTGGAGCACCCGAAGGGCCTGTTTCTGGTGGACGCCGGTCTGCCGCGCACCGTGAGCCCGACCGGCATCGAGGACCGCGCGGCGCAGCTGCGGATGTTCGGCCGCGGGTGGTACACGCTCGTGCACAGCGTCGTGGAGCCGGGGCAGTCGATCGGCGAGCAGCTGGCCGCGCGCGGCATCCGGCCGCAGGATCTGGACTATGTGCTCTTTTCCCACCTCGACCCGGATCATGTCGCGGGCATCAGCGAGGTGCGGGGCGCAAAGCGTCTGCTGGTGGCGGAGGAGGAATACTTCTGGTCGTGCCGCGTGAACCTGCGCTACACCTCGCGCAAGCTGTGGATGGACGAGCCGCCGGAGCGGTTCTGGTACCGCGTGAACCACATCGGGCCGGAGAGCCGCTCGTACGACCTGTTCGGGGACGACTCGGTGCATCTCGTGCACATCGCCGGGCACACGGAGGGCATGTTCGCCACGCTCATCCGCAATGGCGGCCGGTACGTGCTGCTCAACGCCGACGGCGCGGCAAGTCCCCGCTCCTGGGCGGAGGGCACCGTGCCCGGCATCTGTGAAAACAGCGTGCGCGCGAAAAAGGCGCTCGACTGGATCGGCGAGATGAGCCGAGACGGCGCCTGCGCGGCGTCTCTGTGCAGCCACGACCCGGACGTAACGCCGCAAACGATCAAATTTTAG
- a CDS encoding hydrogenase maturation nickel metallochaperone HypA: protein MHELGTVFYVIQEVEKVVEENHLTQVASVTLEVGEVSGIIPYYLTDCWKWAVEKSQYLKGAELKIETLPAVTYCEDCKQTYPTVKYAKICPHCKSEHTYLLSGNEYTIKEIEAC, encoded by the coding sequence ATGCACGAACTGGGAACCGTGTTCTATGTCATCCAGGAGGTCGAAAAGGTCGTCGAGGAAAACCACCTGACCCAGGTCGCCAGCGTCACGCTGGAGGTCGGCGAGGTCAGCGGCATCATCCCGTATTACCTGACCGACTGCTGGAAGTGGGCGGTGGAAAAATCGCAGTATCTCAAGGGCGCGGAGCTGAAGATCGAGACGCTCCCCGCCGTGACCTACTGCGAGGACTGCAAACAGACATATCCAACGGTCAAATACGCCAAGATATGCCCGCACTGCAAGAGTGAGCATACCTATCTGCTCAGCGGCAACGAGTACACCATCAAGGAGATCGAAGCCTGCTAG
- a CDS encoding MetQ/NlpA family ABC transporter substrate-binding protein, giving the protein MKKITSLILALVLTFSLVALSACGDKTTDDKKAAASDDKVITVGASATPHAEILEQIKQALADEGYELKIVTYDDYVLPNQALADGTLDANYFQHKPYLDSFNAKNGTNLVSVGTIHYEPFGIYGNGVTDLKDLAKGATIIIPADDSNETRALFLLQQEGLIKLPDDADAAKGVSTLDIVDDGGYNIVTVQADTVPAQLKNAAAGSIAVINGNYALAAGLKISDALASEDANGAAAQTYANIIAVRAGDENSPKTQALLKALKTDAVKQYIADTYNGAVVASF; this is encoded by the coding sequence ATGAAAAAGATCACGTCCCTCATCCTCGCCCTCGTGCTGACGTTCTCGCTCGTCGCGCTGAGCGCCTGCGGCGACAAGACCACTGATGACAAGAAGGCTGCCGCTTCCGATGACAAAGTCATCACCGTCGGCGCCAGCGCCACCCCGCACGCCGAGATCCTCGAGCAGATCAAGCAGGCCCTCGCCGACGAAGGCTACGAGCTCAAGATCGTCACCTATGACGACTACGTCCTGCCGAACCAGGCTCTGGCCGACGGCACGCTCGACGCCAACTACTTCCAGCACAAGCCCTACCTCGACAGCTTCAACGCCAAGAATGGTACCAACCTCGTCTCCGTCGGCACCATCCACTATGAGCCGTTCGGCATCTACGGCAACGGCGTCACCGACCTGAAGGATCTCGCCAAGGGCGCGACCATCATCATCCCCGCCGACGACAGCAACGAGACCCGCGCCCTGTTCCTGCTCCAGCAGGAGGGCCTGATCAAGCTCCCCGATGACGCGGACGCCGCCAAGGGCGTGAGCACGCTCGACATCGTTGACGACGGCGGCTACAACATCGTCACCGTGCAGGCAGACACCGTCCCGGCGCAGCTCAAGAACGCCGCTGCCGGCTCCATCGCCGTCATCAACGGCAACTACGCCCTGGCCGCCGGCCTGAAGATCAGCGACGCGCTCGCCTCCGAGGACGCCAACGGCGCTGCCGCCCAGACCTACGCCAACATCATTGCCGTGCGCGCCGGCGACGAGAACAGCCCGAAGACCCAGGCCCTGCTCAAAGCCCTCAAGACCGACGCCGTGAAGCAGTACATCGCCGACACCTACAACGGCGCTGTCGTTGCGAGCTTCTAA
- a CDS encoding ABC transporter ATP-binding protein, producing the protein MKIELRRAAMTYQAPDGEVAALRDVTFGVADGEFVSIVGPSGCGKSTLLALIAGIEHPSGGEVLVDGEPVRAPTGKAGLMPQRDQLFDWRTIWGNVTLGLEVRHENTPEHRGGVHDLLEQYQLAGFARKLPNQLSGGMRQRCALIRTLATSPDVLLLDEPFSALDYQTRLAVSGDISQIIRREHKTALLVTHDISEAISLSDRIVVLSHRPATVNAIHDLGALRTVPPLERRSRPEFQTLFNQIWEELDVNV; encoded by the coding sequence ATGAAAATCGAGCTGCGCCGGGCCGCCATGACCTATCAGGCGCCGGACGGGGAAGTGGCGGCGCTGCGGGATGTGACCTTCGGCGTGGCCGACGGGGAGTTCGTGAGCATCGTCGGGCCGTCCGGCTGCGGAAAATCCACGCTGCTGGCGCTCATCGCCGGCATCGAGCATCCGTCGGGCGGGGAGGTGCTCGTCGACGGCGAGCCTGTGCGCGCCCCGACGGGCAAGGCAGGGCTCATGCCCCAGCGCGACCAGCTCTTTGACTGGCGCACGATCTGGGGCAACGTGACACTCGGGCTGGAGGTCCGGCACGAGAACACGCCGGAGCACCGCGGCGGCGTGCACGATCTGCTCGAGCAGTATCAGCTCGCGGGTTTTGCGCGCAAGCTGCCCAATCAGCTCTCCGGCGGCATGCGCCAGCGCTGTGCGCTCATCCGCACGCTGGCCACATCGCCGGATGTGCTGCTGCTCGACGAGCCGTTTTCCGCGCTGGATTATCAGACGCGGCTGGCCGTCTCGGGCGACATTTCGCAGATCATCCGCCGCGAGCATAAGACGGCCCTGCTCGTCACGCACGATATTTCCGAGGCCATCAGCCTCTCGGACCGCATCGTCGTCCTGTCGCACCGGCCCGCGACCGTCAATGCCATCCACGACCTCGGCGCGCTGCGCACTGTGCCGCCGCTCGAGCGGCGCAGCCGGCCGGAGTTTCAGACGCTGTTCAATCAAATATGGGAGGAGCTGGATGTCAATGTCTGA
- a CDS encoding ABC transporter substrate-binding protein encodes MKRFLCGVLAALMLVVLCACGKQETATVRLSEVTHSVFYAPQYVALEQGFFADEGLNIELTNGGGADKVMTAVLTGQADIGLAGPEACIYVYNQGKDDYPVVFGQLTKRDGSFLVGRADVPFSWELLRGKTVIGGRAGGVPEMTLEYVMRQNGVVPGTDAAVDTTVQFNMMAGAFTGGNGDFVTLFEPTATEVAQAGKGYILASIGQESGEIPYTAYFASQAYISDHADIVQRFTNAIARAQKWIAEHDAAQTAEIIAPQFPDMSVPVLTQVVQRYKDIDAWNATPVMTRSSLERLETVMETAGVLDHADWVDFDRLVDNSYAHNAS; translated from the coding sequence ATGAAACGGTTTCTTTGTGGGGTTCTGGCGGCGCTGATGCTGGTGGTCTTGTGCGCCTGCGGCAAGCAGGAGACGGCCACCGTCCGCCTGAGTGAAGTGACACATTCAGTGTTCTACGCGCCGCAGTATGTGGCGCTGGAGCAGGGCTTTTTCGCCGATGAGGGGCTCAATATCGAGCTGACCAACGGCGGCGGCGCCGACAAGGTCATGACGGCGGTGCTCACCGGGCAGGCAGACATCGGGCTCGCCGGGCCGGAGGCGTGCATCTATGTGTACAATCAGGGCAAGGACGATTACCCGGTCGTGTTCGGCCAGCTCACGAAGCGCGACGGGTCGTTCCTCGTCGGGCGCGCGGATGTGCCCTTCAGCTGGGAGCTGCTGCGCGGCAAGACTGTTATCGGCGGCCGCGCGGGCGGCGTGCCGGAGATGACGCTCGAATACGTCATGCGGCAAAACGGCGTTGTCCCCGGCACGGATGCCGCTGTGGACACGACCGTGCAGTTCAACATGATGGCCGGGGCTTTCACCGGCGGCAACGGCGACTTTGTCACGCTCTTCGAGCCGACGGCCACCGAGGTCGCGCAGGCGGGCAAGGGCTACATCCTTGCGTCCATCGGCCAGGAGAGCGGCGAGATCCCGTACACGGCCTACTTCGCCTCGCAGGCGTATATCAGTGACCATGCGGACATCGTGCAGCGTTTTACGAATGCCATCGCCCGCGCGCAGAAATGGATCGCGGAGCACGACGCGGCGCAGACCGCCGAGATCATCGCCCCGCAGTTCCCGGACATGAGCGTGCCTGTGCTCACGCAGGTCGTGCAGCGCTACAAGGACATCGACGCCTGGAACGCCACGCCGGTCATGACGCGCTCGTCCCTCGAGCGGCTCGAGACCGTCATGGAGACGGCCGGCGTGCTCGATCACGCCGACTGGGTGGATTTTGACCGCCTTGTCGACAACAGCTATGCGCACAACGCCTCCTGA
- a CDS encoding ABC transporter permease, translating into MSERSPSPQRAAYLRAQRRRRRLVLALQILLLVVFLGWWELSARLGWVDAFIVSSPSRVVHTLVGLQASGELWLHIGTSCLEVVVGFVLGTLLGTLIAIGLWWSELLSRVLDPYLVVLNALPKTALGPVFIVWIGAGTESIIAMTIAISIFVTILNMHVGFLSTDREKIRLMQTLGATRHQILWRLVIPANYATLFNTLRVNVGLSWVGVIMGEFLVSKAGLGYLIVYGSQVFNMDLVMATVLVLAVAAVVMYQLVLWLEKFFKNRLGVTQ; encoded by the coding sequence ATGTCTGAACGATCGCCCTCCCCGCAGCGCGCGGCCTATCTGCGCGCGCAGCGCCGCCGTCGTCGGCTCGTGCTGGCGCTGCAGATCCTGCTGCTGGTCGTGTTTCTCGGCTGGTGGGAGCTCTCGGCCCGGCTCGGCTGGGTGGATGCCTTCATCGTCAGCAGCCCGTCGCGCGTGGTGCACACGCTCGTGGGCCTGCAGGCTTCCGGGGAGCTGTGGCTGCACATCGGCACGTCGTGCCTCGAGGTCGTGGTCGGCTTCGTGCTCGGGACGCTGCTCGGCACGCTCATCGCCATCGGCTTGTGGTGGAGCGAGCTGCTCTCGCGCGTGCTCGACCCGTATCTGGTCGTGCTCAACGCGCTGCCGAAAACGGCGCTCGGCCCGGTGTTCATCGTCTGGATCGGCGCGGGCACAGAGTCGATCATCGCCATGACGATCGCGATCTCGATCTTTGTCACGATCCTGAATATGCATGTCGGCTTCCTGTCCACGGACCGGGAGAAGATCCGCCTGATGCAGACGCTCGGCGCGACCCGGCATCAGATCCTGTGGCGGCTGGTCATCCCGGCCAACTACGCCACGCTCTTCAATACGCTGCGCGTGAACGTCGGCCTGTCGTGGGTCGGCGTCATCATGGGCGAATTTCTGGTCTCCAAAGCCGGTCTCGGCTATCTGATCGTCTACGGGTCGCAGGTGTTCAACATGGACCTCGTGATGGCGACCGTCCTCGTGCTTGCGGTGGCGGCCGTCGTGATGTATCAGCTGGTGCTGTGGCTGGAGAAATTTTTCAAAAATCGGTTGGGAGTGACGCAATGA
- a CDS encoding FAD-dependent oxidoreductase, giving the protein MARELILKLGKKITDRVDVKLGMTKLDENSPEYYGLASVVTDEMAELALAMKVRVPTTPAEIGKKVGKDPVYVEQLFDQMSMIGLLEYNWENADHHKQWTLPIFVPGSAELMNMNLQQVETHPEIAQFFERMSFLPLTKITCMVPPGGAGVGMHVIPVEKAIPATNESVDVEHISHWLKKYEDQLGVGYCSCRNAMRIQGEGCGELQDEMCIAVGQFCDYCLETGKGRKITYDEAMEILQRAEDNGYVHQITNIDGEDKIFAICNCALGSCFALRTSQLFNTPNMSASAYRAHVDAEKCVACGKCAEVCPAGAAKLGQKLCTKTGPVTYPKQPLPDDNHWGEHMWSPNYKDDNQKQCHESGTAPCKTACPAHIAVQGYINLAAQGRYLDALKLIKQDNPLPAVCGSICNRRCEEACTRGDVDRAVAIDEIKKFVAEQELQADKRYIPKVITHRGIADPYPEKIAIIGAGPAGLSCAYYLANMGYENVTVFDKNEVPGGMLTLGIPSFRLEKDVVNAEIEVLREMGVHFQCGVEIGKDLTIDQLREQGYKGFYLAIGAQKSAPIGVPGEELSGVYGGVDFLRRVNLGKKPRIGKKCAVIGGGNVAMDVCRTAIRLGAKDTYIIYRRSQAEMPADAEEVAEAMEEGVQFRFLSAPAEILGENGKVKALKVELMELGEPDAKGRRKPVGTGKFETIEVTSVIGAIGQRVDLGHIAPEAMAFNRNGTVQADGVTYQTAQPDIFAGGDVVTGPKFAIDAIAAGREGAISLHRYVHEGQSLTLARDPREFYELDKKQAVVPIDCFDAPARQTVAHDASKAKTFSNDRITFTEAQVKAEASRCLGCGVSVVDQNKCIGCGLCTTRCEFDAIHLQRDMPEASRMYRTEDKMKAILPHMVKRAAKLTIKDIKGKRAK; this is encoded by the coding sequence ATGGCAAGAGAACTGATCCTGAAGCTGGGCAAAAAGATCACGGACCGCGTGGACGTGAAGCTCGGCATGACCAAGCTCGACGAGAATTCGCCCGAGTATTACGGCCTGGCCAGCGTCGTCACCGACGAGATGGCGGAACTTGCGCTCGCGATGAAGGTCCGTGTCCCGACCACACCGGCCGAAATCGGCAAAAAGGTCGGCAAGGATCCCGTCTACGTGGAGCAGCTGTTTGACCAGATGTCCATGATCGGCCTGCTCGAGTACAACTGGGAGAACGCCGACCATCACAAGCAGTGGACGCTGCCGATCTTCGTGCCCGGTTCTGCCGAGCTGATGAACATGAACCTCCAGCAGGTGGAGACGCACCCGGAGATCGCGCAGTTTTTCGAGCGCATGTCGTTTCTGCCGCTGACGAAGATCACCTGCATGGTGCCTCCCGGAGGCGCCGGCGTCGGCATGCACGTCATCCCGGTCGAGAAGGCCATCCCGGCCACGAACGAGTCGGTCGATGTCGAGCACATCTCCCACTGGCTGAAAAAGTACGAGGATCAGCTCGGCGTCGGCTACTGCTCCTGCCGCAATGCCATGCGCATTCAGGGCGAGGGCTGCGGCGAGCTGCAGGATGAGATGTGCATCGCCGTCGGTCAGTTTTGTGACTACTGTCTCGAGACCGGCAAGGGCCGCAAGATCACCTATGATGAGGCGATGGAGATCCTCCAGCGCGCCGAGGACAACGGCTATGTCCACCAGATCACGAACATCGACGGCGAGGATAAGATCTTTGCCATCTGCAACTGCGCGCTCGGCTCCTGCTTCGCGCTGAGAACGAGCCAGCTGTTCAACACGCCGAACATGTCCGCCTCCGCTTACCGCGCCCATGTCGACGCCGAAAAGTGCGTCGCCTGCGGCAAGTGCGCCGAGGTCTGCCCGGCCGGTGCTGCCAAGCTCGGCCAGAAGCTGTGCACCAAGACCGGCCCGGTGACGTATCCGAAGCAGCCCCTGCCGGATGACAACCACTGGGGCGAGCACATGTGGAGTCCGAACTATAAGGACGACAACCAGAAGCAGTGCCACGAGTCCGGCACCGCCCCGTGCAAGACCGCCTGCCCGGCGCACATCGCCGTGCAGGGCTACATCAATCTGGCCGCGCAGGGCCGCTATCTGGACGCGCTCAAGCTCATCAAGCAGGATAACCCGCTCCCGGCCGTCTGCGGCAGCATCTGCAACCGCCGCTGCGAGGAAGCCTGCACCCGCGGCGATGTCGACCGCGCTGTCGCCATCGACGAGATCAAGAAGTTTGTCGCCGAGCAGGAGCTCCAGGCCGACAAGCGCTACATCCCGAAGGTCATCACCCACCGCGGCATCGCCGATCCCTACCCGGAGAAGATCGCCATCATCGGCGCCGGCCCGGCCGGCCTGTCGTGCGCCTACTATCTGGCGAACATGGGCTATGAAAACGTCACCGTGTTTGATAAAAACGAGGTGCCCGGCGGCATGCTGACCCTCGGCATCCCGAGCTTCCGCCTCGAGAAGGATGTTGTCAACGCCGAGATCGAGGTGCTTCGTGAGATGGGCGTGCACTTCCAGTGCGGCGTCGAGATCGGCAAGGATCTCACCATCGACCAGCTGCGCGAGCAGGGCTATAAGGGCTTCTACCTTGCCATCGGCGCGCAGAAGAGCGCACCCATCGGCGTGCCCGGCGAAGAGCTCTCCGGCGTGTACGGCGGTGTGGACTTCCTGCGCAGGGTCAACCTCGGCAAGAAGCCGCGTATCGGCAAAAAGTGCGCCGTCATCGGCGGCGGCAACGTCGCCATGGACGTCTGCCGCACGGCCATCCGCCTTGGCGCGAAGGATACTTACATCATCTACCGCCGCAGCCAGGCCGAGATGCCGGCGGACGCGGAGGAAGTCGCGGAAGCCATGGAAGAGGGCGTGCAGTTCCGCTTCCTGAGCGCACCGGCCGAGATCCTCGGCGAAAACGGCAAGGTCAAGGCCCTCAAGGTCGAGCTCATGGAGCTGGGCGAGCCCGACGCGAAGGGCCGCCGCAAGCCTGTCGGCACCGGCAAGTTCGAGACCATCGAGGTCACGTCCGTCATCGGCGCTATCGGCCAGCGCGTTGACCTCGGCCATATCGCGCCGGAGGCCATGGCCTTCAACCGCAACGGCACCGTCCAGGCCGACGGCGTGACGTATCAGACCGCGCAGCCCGACATCTTCGCCGGCGGCGACGTGGTCACCGGCCCGAAGTTTGCCATCGACGCGATCGCGGCCGGCCGCGAGGGCGCTATCTCCCTGCACCGCTACGTGCATGAGGGCCAGAGCCTGACGCTGGCGCGTGACCCGCGTGAATTCTACGAGCTCGACAAGAAGCAGGCCGTTGTGCCCATCGACTGCTTTGACGCCCCGGCGCGCCAGACCGTCGCCCACGACGCGAGCAAGGCCAAGACGTTCTCGAACGACCGCATCACCTTCACCGAGGCGCAGGTCAAGGCAGAGGCGTCCCGCTGCCTCGGCTGCGGCGTGTCCGTCGTCGACCAGAACAAGTGCATCGGCTGCGGCCTGTGCACCACCCGCTGCGAGTTTGATGCGATCCACCTGCAGCGCGATATGCCGGAGGCCAGCCGTATGTACCGCACCGAGGACAAGATGAAGGCCATCCTGCCGCACATGGTCAAGCGCGCAGCCAAGCTCACCATCAAGGACATCAAGGGCAAGCGCGCGAAGTAA
- a CDS encoding polysaccharide deacetylase family protein — protein sequence MGAVRQALPIPQRVMAVVLSVLFVFCPFAAHAAGESDPAANPVLLPIIMYHEVKPNKSGKDAIQPWEFEADLKWLADNGYTTIVMADLIAYVRDGTPLPEKPIILSFDDGYYNNYVYVLPLLQQYSARIVLSLLGRNTDDFTEWPSESIDYAHVTWDQLNEMLDTGLVEVQNHSYDLHAYTSERHGCMQNPGESDAAYTQLLRADLQRLQDELAEHTGRTPDTFAYPYGKYGDLTDTVLRDMGFQATLTCDWGVNHITRDPDCLYRLGRICRSHNQSLQSVLRRAMKATA from the coding sequence ATGGGTGCTGTGCGCCAGGCGCTGCCGATTCCCCAGCGCGTGATGGCAGTGGTGCTGTCCGTACTGTTCGTGTTCTGCCCGTTCGCGGCCCATGCCGCCGGGGAGAGCGACCCTGCGGCCAATCCCGTGCTGCTGCCGATCATCATGTATCACGAAGTGAAGCCCAACAAATCCGGCAAGGATGCCATCCAGCCGTGGGAGTTCGAGGCAGACCTGAAATGGCTGGCCGACAACGGCTACACGACGATCGTCATGGCCGACCTCATCGCCTATGTCCGCGACGGCACGCCGCTGCCGGAAAAGCCCATCATCCTCAGCTTCGACGACGGATACTATAATAATTACGTCTATGTCCTGCCGCTGCTGCAGCAGTATTCGGCGCGCATCGTCCTCTCGCTCCTCGGGCGCAACACGGACGATTTCACCGAGTGGCCAAGTGAGAGCATCGACTACGCGCACGTCACGTGGGATCAGCTCAACGAAATGCTCGACACCGGCCTCGTTGAGGTGCAGAACCACTCGTATGACTTGCACGCTTACACATCCGAGCGGCACGGCTGCATGCAGAATCCGGGTGAGTCGGACGCGGCCTATACGCAGCTGCTGCGCGCGGACTTGCAGCGCCTGCAGGATGAGCTCGCCGAGCACACCGGCCGCACGCCGGACACGTTTGCCTACCCCTACGGCAAGTACGGCGACCTGACGGACACCGTTCTGCGCGACATGGGCTTTCAGGCGACGCTGACGTGTGACTGGGGCGTGAACCACATCACGCGCGACCCGGACTGCCTCTACCGGCTCGGACGCATCTGCCGGTCGCACAATCAGTCGCTGCAGTCCGTGCTCCGGCGCGCGATGAAGGCGACGGCGTGA
- a CDS encoding ABC transporter permease: MSDLLIKLWQNGILQLGIWETIYMTLISTFFAYLIGLPVGLILRMTDRDGIHPIGWLNRTLGIIVNALRSIPFIILMVAMLPVAKAIVGTSLGNRAVIVTLVIAAAPYVARMVESAAKEVDAGVIEAALSMGASTLRIIWKVIIPEAKPALITGAVISTVTILGYSAMAGTIGGGGLGQIAITYGYQKYDDQIVWLCVALTIIIVQILQEFGMYIARRTDRRSRT, encoded by the coding sequence ATGTCTGATCTGCTCATCAAACTCTGGCAAAACGGCATCCTGCAGCTCGGTATCTGGGAGACCATTTACATGACGCTCATCTCCACGTTCTTTGCCTATCTCATCGGCCTGCCGGTCGGCCTCATCCTGCGCATGACCGACCGCGACGGCATCCACCCCATCGGCTGGCTCAACCGCACGCTCGGTATCATCGTCAACGCCCTGCGCAGCATCCCGTTCATCATCCTCATGGTCGCCATGCTGCCGGTGGCAAAGGCCATCGTCGGCACCAGCCTCGGCAACCGCGCCGTGATCGTGACGCTCGTCATCGCCGCCGCCCCGTATGTGGCGCGCATGGTCGAGTCCGCCGCCAAGGAAGTGGACGCCGGCGTCATCGAGGCCGCGCTGTCCATGGGCGCGTCCACGCTGCGCATCATCTGGAAGGTCATCATCCCGGAGGCCAAGCCCGCGCTCATCACCGGCGCCGTCATCTCCACCGTGACCATCCTCGGCTACTCCGCCATGGCCGGCACGATCGGCGGCGGCGGCCTCGGCCAGATTGCCATCACCTACGGCTACCAGAAGTACGACGATCAGATCGTCTGGCTGTGCGTAGCGCTGACGATCATCATCGTGCAGATCCTGCAGGAGTTCGGCATGTACATCGCCCGCCGCACCGACCGGCGCTCCCGCACCTGA
- a CDS encoding ATP-binding cassette domain-containing protein: MIEIEHLNKTYPSPGGDIHALRDVNLRIEDGEIFGIIGLSGAGKSTLVRCINLLERPTSGTVRIDGRDMTQLSRRDLLKARQDIGMIFQSFNLLEQRTVLRNICFPLEIAGVKRDEAQARAAELLELVGLSDRAKNYPSQLSGGQKQRVAIARALATRPKYLLCDEATSALDPNTTQSILHLLKEINQTLGVTIVVITHEMRVIEQICQRVAVIDQSCIAEIGNVSDVFTHPKSDIAKALILPKSPAENLPPCTGRRLRLVFDGSCSNEPVISRITLECHVPVNILFADTRIVEGSIYGHMVIDLPDDPQQFHDVLRWLDHNHISYLQEDGSHV, from the coding sequence ATGATCGAAATCGAACATCTCAACAAAACTTACCCCTCACCGGGCGGCGACATCCACGCACTGCGGGACGTCAACCTCCGCATCGAGGACGGGGAGATCTTCGGCATCATCGGCCTGAGCGGCGCCGGCAAGAGCACGCTCGTGCGCTGTATCAACCTCCTCGAGCGGCCGACTTCCGGCACGGTGCGCATCGACGGGCGCGACATGACGCAGCTCAGCCGCCGCGACCTGCTCAAGGCCCGGCAGGACATCGGCATGATCTTCCAGAGCTTCAACCTGCTCGAGCAGCGCACGGTGCTGCGCAACATCTGCTTCCCGCTCGAGATCGCCGGCGTCAAGCGCGACGAGGCTCAGGCCCGCGCCGCCGAGCTGCTCGAACTCGTCGGATTGTCCGACCGCGCGAAAAACTATCCCTCGCAGCTTTCCGGCGGCCAGAAGCAGCGCGTGGCCATCGCCCGCGCCCTCGCCACGCGGCCGAAATACCTCCTGTGCGACGAGGCCACCAGCGCCCTCGACCCGAACACCACGCAGTCGATTCTCCACCTGCTCAAGGAGATCAACCAGACGCTCGGCGTGACGATCGTCGTCATCACGCACGAGATGCGCGTCATCGAGCAGATCTGCCAGCGCGTGGCCGTCATCGACCAGAGCTGCATCGCCGAGATCGGCAACGTCAGCGACGTGTTCACGCACCCGAAGTCCGACATCGCCAAGGCGCTCATTCTCCCGAAGAGCCCGGCCGAAAACCTCCCGCCGTGCACGGGCAGGCGCCTGCGCCTCGTCTTCGACGGCAGCTGCTCCAACGAACCGGTCATCTCGCGCATCACGCTCGAGTGCCACGTGCCGGTGAACATTCTCTTCGCCGACACCCGCATCGTCGAGGGCAGCATCTACGGCCACATGGTCATCGACCTGCCCGACGACCCGCAGCAGTTCCACGATGTGCTGCGCTGGCTCGACCATAACCACATCTCTTATCTACAGGAGGATGGAAGTCATGTCTGA
- a CDS encoding DUF1273 domain-containing protein, giving the protein MPERENTCCFTGHREYKLPWGSDENDPRCRKLQQQLFDAVDAVYAAGIRHFICGMANGCDLYFFDAARYLRLQHPEVTIEAAIPFAGQADRWRPELRERYAYDLRQCDYQTLVQEAYTPGCMMRRNRYMVDASRILIAAFDGRPGGTARTLEYAARRRLEIIQIPIDSAPADEI; this is encoded by the coding sequence ATGCCCGAGCGCGAAAACACCTGCTGCTTCACCGGCCACCGGGAATACAAGCTGCCCTGGGGCAGCGACGAGAACGACCCCCGCTGCCGCAAGCTGCAGCAGCAGCTCTTCGACGCCGTGGACGCCGTCTACGCCGCCGGCATCCGCCACTTCATCTGCGGCATGGCCAACGGCTGCGACCTGTATTTTTTCGACGCTGCGCGCTATCTGCGCCTGCAGCACCCGGAGGTCACGATCGAGGCGGCCATCCCCTTCGCCGGCCAGGCCGACCGCTGGCGGCCGGAGCTGCGCGAACGCTACGCCTACGACCTGCGCCAGTGCGACTATCAGACGCTCGTGCAGGAGGCCTACACCCCCGGGTGCATGATGCGCCGCAACCGCTACATGGTCGATGCCTCGCGCATCCTCATCGCGGCATTTGACGGCCGGCCCGGCGGCACGGCCCGCACGCTCGAATACGCCGCCCGCCGCCGGCTGGAGATCATCCAGATCCCGATCGACAGCGCGCCGGCAGACGAGATATAA